The Paenibacillus amylolyticus genome contains the following window.
ACGTGGAAGCAACGACCTGAGTCGGGTTGAACTCACGCAAGGCGTGCAGTGCTGGCACATAGCTCTGAATGGAGCAATTAGGTTTTACGGCAATGAATCCGGTTTTCGTACCCAGACGTTTGCGTTGAGCTTCAATCACATCCAGATGTCCCGGGTTAATCTCAGGGATGACCATAGGTACATCTGCTGTCCAGCGATGAGCCGAGTTGTTGGACACGACAGGTGTTCCTGTTTTGGCATAAGCCTCTTCGAGCGCTTGAATCTCATTCTTTTTCATATCAACCGCGCAGAAAATAAAATCAACCTGACTGGCAAAAGCTTCGACCTGGGAAGCATCCTGAACAACGATTTTCTTCACTGCTTCCGGAATAGGAACTGCGAGTTTCCATCTGCCTTGTACGGATTCTTCATATGTTTTACCTGCCGAATTGGCGCTTGCAGAAATCGCTGTTACTTCAAACCATGGATGTTGATCGAGCAGGTCCACAAAACGCTGACCTACCATTCCCGTTCCTCCGACGATACCAACTTTCAATTTTGCTGACATTCAATCATCATTTCCTTTCGGTGTGAGTTTCCTCTTCTTAAACACTATTCAGGCATTTCCAAAGCGTGTAGCCAACATCCCGGAAAACCAAAAAATCCCATCCCCAAGACAATAGTCTCAGGGACGAGATTGAATTCTCGTGGTACCACCCAGATTCGCCAATATGTCACCATATTAGCCTCTTCAAGTAGAGGTTTACAACTACGTTGCAGGCTGTAGACCATCCATACTCTAGCTCTGTAACAGGAGCGCCTGTCACACCATCCCTTAATGCTAAGTTCCGATGTGCTGCTCTGAGTCTTTATTCGATAAAAGATTCTTTACTCCTTTTCAGCTGCCGGAGCTCTCTTTGAAAGAATGATTTTCATCTACTCGTCTCTTCGTCGCATTTGATATTGCGATTATAATATCAAAATTACCGTGATGAAGTAAACACATTTTTTTGAATCTTAAAATTAATATGTGATTTCCTTACTGTTTGTTGGCAACAATGGCATAGGTACCCATTGGGCTTTCAAGCCCAGAGGCTTGATGTGTTCTGAGTAATTTCAGTTCGGAAAGAAGAAGCGTTTTTACTTTGTCCGGGATCGGAAGCCGTTCCAGTTCTTCAGGCGCTTCTGCCAGTGTCATTTTCGTTTCCCAGCGACCATCCTGCAGCTCAGGAGAATGGATAGAAGCCTCTTCCTTGATCCTCCAACCTGCCGCATGCACTAGTTCTTGGATATCCTCCGGTGTGAAAAGCGTACGCACATTGGAGAAGCTGTTCTCCTTGTAACATTCGACCTGGGACTGAATCAGAACAGATAACCAATGCGAGAGCTGGCTCACATCTGTAACGCGTGCATCCCATTCGGCAAAACATAACTGATGCCCCCACCTCCTAACTTTGCGAAGAATCCGGGCCAGTTCGTCAAACGACTTCAAGTACCAGGAACAATGGGAAAGTACGATCACATCAAACTCATTCTCGGCAAATTGGGCTTGATCGCTTAAAATGTCAAAATGATAATCCATTCGAATTCGATCACCCAGCGGCGATCTCTGCAACTTGGCAGCTGCTTCGCCTACGGTCAGCGGTGTACCATAATCCTCTGGAGCAATATCTACACCATGAACGTATCCCTGCTCCCCCACCAGATGTGCAAGCACAGCCGTTGTATCTCCCTGACCACAACCGATTTCCAGCACGCGGCTACCTTCCTGTATTCCCCAAAAGTGTCCCAGTTTCATCCGATGTTCGGTCTGAATATACTGAATGGCGGCGTTGTCCTCCACGTCCATATACTTAATAAGGTCTCTGATGATCCTTTCATTCATGATTCCTCACCCCTCAAAGAGCAACTTGTAGTTCCTGTTCATTGTAACGTCACTGGAAACATTGTACAATGCTGGTTTCTTATGAAGGGAACCTGTTCGAAGGTTAGTCTGACTTATAGCAACAGAGGTGATCCTCTGCTACATATCAATGCCTATGCCCATTGGGTTGCAAGCTTCTGAAGATAGGGGGTCAGCATGGGCTGTAATTCCTTGCGCATCAGTCCAATCTCCAAGATTGCCTGAATATATCCGAATTGATCACCAATGTCGTAGCGATGTCCCTCCAGTTCAAGGGCCAACAGTTCCTCCACTTGACTCACTTCTTTCAAGGCATCCGTTAACTGATATTCCCCTCCAGCCCCTCTCTCAATCTGATCAAGGATTGGAAAAATGGAAGGTTTAAGAATGTATCTTCCCATTACCGCTGTTCGGGATGGTGCTTGTTCAAGGGAGGGCTTTTCGACCAGATTGGTGACTCGGTGAACCCGGTCCTCTACACCATTTGAATCAATAATGCCATATTTGCTCACATTTGCCGCGTCTACCTGACGGACACCGATGATCTGGTTGCCTGTCTTTTCATAGAGATGAACCATCTGTGCAAGAGCTGGCGGATCAGACACCATAATGTCATCGCCAAGCAGTACTGCGAAGGCATCGTCGCCTACAAACTGCCGTGCACACCCAATGGCATGCCCCAGACCCAGCGGTTCCTTTTGACGAATAAAATGAATATTGGCCATCTCGCTGATCGCTTGCACCTCTTCCAACAAAGACTGTTTGCCCTTGGCGGATAACGAATGTTCAAGTTCAACTGATTTATCAAAATGATCCTCAATAGATTTTTTGTTGCGTCCGGTCACAATGAGGATGTTCTCAATGCCTGACTGCACCGCTTCTTCAACAATATATTGGATAGCCGGTTTATCCACGATGGGTAACATCTCTTTCGGCTGTGCTTTCGTTGCTGGCAGGAAACGGGTGCCGAGACCCGCTGCCGGAATAACTGCTTTTTTAATTCGCATTTCATCATACAATCCTTTCATTTGCTTCATATAACCGATATTGCACGCTGTGAGCAGCTAAGTTGCTATTCGGAATACCCAATATCTGCTGGCCATATAGTTCAGAACCATCCCCATCAAGGTCGCCAGAATCTTACTTATCACAAGACTCCAACCCAGCATGTCATGCATAGTCATCAGAATCATCGCGGATAACGCAAGAACAACGAGATTCGTGATGAGAAAACGAATAC
Protein-coding sequences here:
- a CDS encoding GtrA family protein, producing MAERQLDFRDAARGSGDRTKRIRFLITNLVVLALSAMILMTMHDMLGWSLVISKILATLMGMVLNYMASRYWVFRIAT
- the galU gene encoding UTP--glucose-1-phosphate uridylyltransferase GalU — encoded protein: MRIKKAVIPAAGLGTRFLPATKAQPKEMLPIVDKPAIQYIVEEAVQSGIENILIVTGRNKKSIEDHFDKSVELEHSLSAKGKQSLLEEVQAISEMANIHFIRQKEPLGLGHAIGCARQFVGDDAFAVLLGDDIMVSDPPALAQMVHLYEKTGNQIIGVRQVDAANVSKYGIIDSNGVEDRVHRVTNLVEKPSLEQAPSRTAVMGRYILKPSIFPILDQIERGAGGEYQLTDALKEVSQVEELLALELEGHRYDIGDQFGYIQAILEIGLMRKELQPMLTPYLQKLATQWA
- the asd gene encoding aspartate-semialdehyde dehydrogenase, with the translated sequence MSAKLKVGIVGGTGMVGQRFVDLLDQHPWFEVTAISASANSAGKTYEESVQGRWKLAVPIPEAVKKIVVQDASQVEAFASQVDFIFCAVDMKKNEIQALEEAYAKTGTPVVSNNSAHRWTADVPMVIPEINPGHLDVIEAQRKRLGTKTGFIAVKPNCSIQSYVPALHALREFNPTQVVASTYQAISGAGKNFTDWPDMLDNVIPYIGGEEEKSEQEPLRIWGSVENNQIVKASAPLITTQCIRVPVTDGHLATVFVNFEKKPSKDEILERWLQFKGRPQELALPSAPKQFITYFEEENRPQTKLDRDIERGMGVSTGRLREDSLYDYKFVGLSHNTLRGAAGGAVLIAELLKAEGYIQPK
- a CDS encoding class I SAM-dependent methyltransferase encodes the protein MNERIIRDLIKYMDVEDNAAIQYIQTEHRMKLGHFWGIQEGSRVLEIGCGQGDTTAVLAHLVGEQGYVHGVDIAPEDYGTPLTVGEAAAKLQRSPLGDRIRMDYHFDILSDQAQFAENEFDVIVLSHCSWYLKSFDELARILRKVRRWGHQLCFAEWDARVTDVSQLSHWLSVLIQSQVECYKENSFSNVRTLFTPEDIQELVHAAGWRIKEEASIHSPELQDGRWETKMTLAEAPEELERLPIPDKVKTLLLSELKLLRTHQASGLESPMGTYAIVANKQ